One Notolabrus celidotus isolate fNotCel1 chromosome 18, fNotCel1.pri, whole genome shotgun sequence DNA window includes the following coding sequences:
- the LOC117830263 gene encoding uncharacterized protein LOC117830263: MQYCRPDKYGGLAHSGQMNKHSSFSQTNTNSNNDKSGMMRKKESCASSEICRAQNSKNSARYVIPHSQEHKEHALSPEPPSDVTQQRRPAEICKSEKSRDLIVGKKKKKKEPQPPQRRVSLLQPHTELHSSTKRYSCPTFNSSPTSSIPSHFSPTFVQTSVITGHDPLGWKLRPKSSSTTLKARTNRLSLQIPLPVIFPDPKSSPTLNIQSDTHNPDPTSKATAVRSYSVSSDFLSPRTPGPVTLEDLLDVHLCHVSISDESEDVFINESEKEVKTTARLCKSPPPVPEKSSMAREVARQIASSRQHCRPEAKNLNGFCRQRTKE; encoded by the exons ATGCAGTACTGCAG ACCGGACAAATACGGAGGACTCGCCCATTCTGGCCAAATGAACAAACACTCCTCTTTTAGCCAAACCAATACAAATTCTAACAATGATAAGAGTGGTATGATGAGAAAAAAGGAGTCCTGTGCTTCTTCTGAGATCTGCAGAGCACAGAACTCTAAAAACAGTGCCAGATATGTGATTCCACACAGCCAGGAGCACAAAGAGCATGCTTTGTCACCAGAGCCTCCCTCTGATGTAACCCAGCAGAGGAGGCCAGCAGAGATTTGCAAGAGTGAGAAATCTAGAGATTTAATTgtggggaagaagaagaagaagaaagaaccACAGCCTCCTCAGCGCAGAGTATCTCTCCTTCAACCTCATACAGAATTACATTCTTCAACCAAACGATACTCCTGTCCAACTTTTAACTCCTCTCCCACCTCCTCCATCCCCTCCCACTTCTCCCCAACCTTTGTCCAGACTTCTGTCATCACCGGCCATGACCCTCTAGGCTGGAAGTTACGCCCAAAGTCCAGTTCCACCACTCTAAAGGCCCGCACTAACAGACTGTCTCTACAAATCCCCCTCCCTGTCATATTTCCTGACCCTAAATCTAGTCCTACACTGAACATTCAATCAGATACTCACAATCCAGATCCCACTTCTAAAGCAACAGCAGTACGTTCCTACTCTGTATCCTCAGACTTCCTCTCCCCACGAACCCCCGGGCCTGTAACACTTGAGGACCTCTTAGATGTGCATCTCTGCCATGTCTCCATTTCTGATGAATCTGAAGACGTTTTCATCAATGAGAGTGAAAAGGAAGTGAAGACGACTGCTCGACTATGCAAATCACCACCACCTGTTCCAGAAAAATCATCCATGGCAAGAGAAGTTGCTCGTCAGATTGCTTCGTCACGCCAACACTGTAGGCCTGAAGCCAAAAACCTAAATGGATTTTGCAGACAGAGGACCAAAGAATAA